GCTTAACCCCTCCAATAGCATCTGTAAACACAACCGAATCAACTAATGGTTTGTTTTTAATGGTTATTTTTCCTAACCCTATGTTATAGTTCAAATCAATAACAGATAGAAACAATCCACTGTGTAAATCTGAATTGATCCCTACGTGAAATAAATAAAATGTATTATCATTTGCCGGGTTTGGAATTATAATATGCTCATTGTACCATGCAAGGGATATTAACGAATCGCCATTATCCATAACAACGTTGAACTTGTTGTAAACAGTACCTCTTCTAATGTAGCCGGGGATATTATTGTAATTTGGATCATCAGCCGTATAAAAAAGCAAGTTGTTAGCCGAATCGGCTATGCTTGTGCATGTTCCTCTTGAGCCAACAGCGCTGCTGCCTGCTGTTGCAGTTCCATTTACAAAATCTATCCTTGCACTGTCGCCAAAGCACCATACCGAATTTTTGTACTGTGCATGGCATATATTAATGCTCAAAACCAGTAAGACTATGATATTTCTTAACATAAAAACAGTTTTAATACGTTCTGAAATTATTTTATAACAACAATCTGCGCAACCTTAGTGCAATTTTCCTGTGTAGCTTTTACTATGTAAACTCCCTGCATAAGCTCCTCAATGTTAATGCTTACTACTGCATTGCCCTCCAAATCAAAATTACCTTGCTTATATTGTTTCCCTGCCACATCTGTAATTTCATAAATTATGCTGCCCGTGCATTTAATAAAAACAAAATCTTTGGCTGGGTTAGGATAAATGTTTATTAAATCCTCCTTTGGGGGATTTAGGTGGCTTATTCCTGTAATCGTATCACAGCCGCTGCCTACAAGTGCTCCTAACTCATAATCGGGGTTGTTGGGCAAACCAAAATAACAGCGCTTACCGCCTAAATAAATGCTATAAGGATTATAACTGCATCCTGTACCTTTTACATTAGGGCTGTCAATGGTGGCAAGATACATGTTATCCGGTGAGTAAAAATTATTAGGATACGGAAACCAAATGCCGCCAAAGCTGTCGCGTGCAATAGTAGCAATGTAAATTTTACCATCAGGTGCAAGACGCAACGCGCCTGTGCCGCGTGTAAATGATGAACTAAATGAAGTTACCTGCGCTACGGTATCTATATCATTGTTGGATAAGTCTATCTGTAAAATATAATAAGGCGGCAGATATACTCCTTGGGTTACATACAATAAGCTGTCATTCGGAGAAAATGCAGAACCACTAAAAGCATTATTGCCATCAGAAAACATAGGTATATCATAAATAATATTGGCATTAGATAAAATACCAGAGCAACGGTCAAAATCAAAAACTTCAATAATGCCATCAGACATTACTACACTCAACTTATTGCCGGCATTAGAAAAAGTAAAATTACCCAACCCCCATCCTCTGTCCGTACCTATGCGCTGCTTCATTGGCTCATGTATGCTGTCTGGCGTTACGAGGTAAACATAAAACGTATCGGAAGGAATTGGACCTGTTGCTCCTGAATAGATTGGCTTGCATACCACCCACCAGTCACGCCCGTTGCCATGCTTCACCGCTCCCATGGCATCGGTCAAGTAATCGGTAGTTATCAAATGCTGATTTTTAGTGGTTACTTTTCCTAAGCCGCTGTTATAGTTTAAATCAACAACAGAATAAAACAACCCATTATGCCCCCCCCCAAGACCTAATGAGGCGGTTAAGTGAAAAATATAGAACCGGTTATTCCCTGCGGGATTGGGAATTATCATCAGCTCATTGTACCAACTATTGCCTACTATGCTATCGCCTCCATCCATAAGCACATTGTTTCGGTTAATAATTTTTGCTGAATAAAATCCGGTACCGGGATTAGTAAAACCATAAAACAACAATCCTATGCTGTCGGCAATGCTCACGCACGATCCTCTTGAGGCTACTATACTGCCGCCTGCTGTTGCAGTTCCATTTACAAAATCAATTCTTGCACTGTCGCCAAATACCCAAATGCTGTTTCTGTCTTGTGCTGTTGCATTATTATAAAAAAGTAAACTTAAAAACAACAGCCAGTTTTTGAGATGTGTTGTCATTTTAAAATTATTAGCCTGGTTGATTTTTCTTCTGTTTCTGTAACAGCCTTTACCTGATATACACCCTGCGCCAAATTTATTAAAGACAGAGATAGTGGAATTCTAAAACAAGTTAGCTTTTTCATGACATTTATAATTTTAGTTTGAATATAATTCAAAGCAAATATAGTTATAAAATAATAAATTCAAAATATTTTTATAACTTTATTGAGAAGCCTTAAAACAATCCTAATATGGGGGTGCGTTGTGCAAAATTTGTTTACTCCAAATACATCACCTTCTTCACTGCTTTAATAATACGCTCAGGGTTTGGAAGGTAGGCATCAATTAGTGTAGGTGCATAAGGTAATGGCACATCACCACCTGTTACGCGCAGCACAGGTGCGTCAAGATAATCGAATGCTTCGCGTTGTACTTTAAAAGCTACTTCTGTGGCAATGTTTGCCAGCGGCCACGACTCTTCAACTATTACCATACGGTTGGTTTTTTTCACAGACGCTATTACAGTGGCATAGTCAATAGGACGTACAGTACGCAGGTCAATAATTTCTACATCTATATTTTCTTTGGCTAGCTCTTCTGCTGCCTTATATGCAGTCTTTATAATTTTTCCGAACGAAACAATGGTTACATCATTGCCGGCACGTTTGATGTCTGCAACACCAATAGGCATCAGGTATTCGCCTTCGGGTACTTCGCCTTTGTCGCCATACATCTGTTCGCTTTCCATAAAAATTACAGGGTCGTCATCACGTATTGCGGCTTTCAGCAGTCCTTTGGCATCTTTAGGATTTGAAGGAACAATAACTTTTAAACCGGGGCAGTTGGCATACCAGCTTTCAAATGCCTGCGAGTGTTGTGAACTGAGCATACCTGCCGATGCTGTAGGCCCACGAAAAACAATTGGCACACCATATTGTCCGCCACTCATACTTTTCATTTTAGCTGCTGCGTTGATGACCTGATCTATGGCTACGAGAGAAAAATTAAACGTCATAAACTCTATAACAGGACGCAATCCATTCATGGCAGCACCAACGCCTATGCCGGCAAAACCCAATTCTGCAATAGGTGTGTCAATTACACGTTTGGCACCAAACTCATCCAACATGCCTTGCGAAACTTTATACGCCCCATTGTATTGTGCTACCTCCTCGCCCATTAAAAAAACATTAGGGTCCCTGCGCATTTCTTCGCTTAAGGCTTCTCGCAGGGCTTCTCTGAATTGTATTTCGCGCATAATGTGATGTTATCTTTTACAAAAGTAAGCAATTACTTTTTGTCTGTAAAAATGTCTGAACTATTAGAAATATTAAGATGTACTTACCTGACTAAAACGCATCATCAACTCCTCTGCTTTTGAAACCATATCCGGAGAGCCGATAAAAAGTGGTGTTCGTTGATGCAGCGATGTAGGTTGAATGTCGAGTATGCGGTTAAATCCATCAGAAGCCTTGCCGCCCGCCTGTTCCACAATAAATGCCAGTGGATTACATTCATAAAGTAATCTTAGTTTTCCTTTTGGTGACTTGGCAGTGGCGGGATAAATATAAATGCCACCCTTTAAAAGATTACGGTGAAAATCGGCCACTAACGAACCAATATAGCGAGATGAATAAGGACGTTTTGTTTTTTCGTCCTCTTCCTGACAAAATTTAATAAACTTTTTTACGCCTTCCGGAAAGTGTGCATAGTTGCCTTCGTTTACGGAATAAATAAATCCTTGCTTAGGAACTTTCATATCGGGATGCGACAGACAAAATTCTCCTATTGAGGGGTCTAATGTAAATCCATTAACACCTTTACCGGTGGTGTAAACCATCATGGTTGATGAGCCATAAATAACATAACCGGCAGCTACCTGTTCAGTCCCTTTTTGCATAAAGTCAGAAAGGTTACTGGGGCCTGAAAGCGTTGTTCTTCTGTATATAGAAAAGATTGTTCCTATAGAAACATTGACATCAATATTAGATGAGCCGTCCAAAGGATCCATTGCAACCACATATTTTGCATTTTTAGAAATTTCGGAATTGATGGGAACCATTTCTTCGTTTTCTTCGCTGGCAACAGCACAGGTTTCACCACCGCTGCTCAATGCAGATATAAATTGTTCGTTGGCATAAACATCCAACTTTTTTACTTCTTCGCCTTGCACATTGGTATTACCATAATCGCCAAGAATATCTACCAAGCCTGCCTTATTCACTTCGCGATTAACCATTTTGGCAGCAATGCCAATGTCTCGCAGTAATCGTGACAACTCTCCTTTGGCATAAGGAAAATCCGCTTGTCTCTCAATGATAAATTGCCCTAATGTGATAACCCGTTTTGGTGTGTACATGTATGTTACAATGTTTAGGTTACAAAAATAAGCAAAAAGGCTACATGCCGACTGCCTAAGTATTCCGGAATTGAGAATTGCTGTGTGCTTGTTGGATGGATATTGTATTTTGCAATGATGTCTATATAGAACGATAGAGAATCACGTAAATTTTTGAGTTAGATGAAATGAACAACTACATTCACATGCAAGAATATTTTTGATTAGAATATATTTACAATAATTTGGCATCCAATAAATGAACAGTCTGCCGGAAAATTATTTAGTTTTACATCGTGTAAATTAAACAACCATGAAAAATCTATTCTTATTACTTTGCCTGTCCACTTTTGCTGCGAAAGGACAAATCACACCCCCATACTTTAACGACTTTGAAAATGGTGCACAAGGCTGGTTTGATAGCACCTACAGTGGAAGTTCGTGGGAGCTTGGAACACCAAACTTCGGATTAACTACAGGCGCTCATTCCGGCAGCAATGCATGGGATATTTCGCTTGATTCTGCTTACAATGACAGCACCTTGTGTTATTTGTATTCTCCACACTTTAATTTTAGTACTTCTACCAATTCTATTTTATCGTTTTGGTTAAACTACAAAATAGAAGTACAATGGGATGGAGCTTTACTTCAATACTCGACAGACTCAGGAACTACATGGAAGATACTTGGATTCAATGATAACATTCCAACCATTAACTGGAATTCGAATAACGTGGTTGGAGACTGGGGTTGGTCAGGCACATCAAATTGTTGGGCTTTTTCTGCCATTAAATTAGATTCGGTTTATGGTTTCTCTGATGTTCAATTCAGATTTCGGTTTTCTTCTGATGCATCAATATTCTACGATGGAATTACTATTGATGATTTTTCTATTTATACGTTGCCTAACAATGATGCATCCATTGCTTCGATAATTTCTCCATCTAAGAATACACAACAACCTTTTAATGTGGCTACGGCTAATGTTGCTAATGTTGGTTCAAACACTTTACTCTCTATTCCCGTTGGTGTTATCATCAATGGTGGAACACCATTTTTTTCAATTTATAATGGCTCCCTAACTTCCATCAAGGCTGATAGTTTTTCAATGGGCAATTTTACAGCGCCAAATGGTTATTACACCATTTGCTTCTTCACCCAATTGCCCGGAGACACAAACCCCTTAAACGACACTTTGTGTTGTGAAATTAATAACGGTGTCAGTTCGGTGTCAGCTTCAGATAATTCATCATTCGTAATATATCCGAACCCATCAGAGAATAATTTGATTCGAATAAGTAACCTCAATACAACAGGTATATTTTCCGTTTGCATTATTGATGGTATTGGAAATACGGTATATACATCTCAAAAAGCAAGTACCCATTCCTTTACAATAAACAAAAAACTTGCTGCAGGAATCTATTTTGTCCTCATAACTGAAGGTGATAAAATTTATTACAAGAAATTAATTGTAAATTAGAATTTAGTCTGTAAAACTTCGCCCACAAATTTTATCTTTTTCAAGGTAATCAATTATAAAAAAGTATATAAATTTGAATAAAATTTCACCCTCTTATTAGCCCTTTGAGCAATTCGTTTTGTATTAATTCGAAAAGCAAGTTAGCGAAAATTGAAATTTATAACATAATAGGCAGTAAAGTATTTTCAGAAGATTTAAAACTTCTGCCTAAGCAATCTTTTGTGGTTAAACCAAATATAAATTCAAACGGCATTTACTTTATTAAGTTAACTAATGTTGCAGGTGAAATTAAAACAATGAAAATTGTCAGGGAGTAAAACACACTTTTTATAAAACCATTTTTGTATTTCCACTCTAATTTAATTAGTTTTATCTTGCTTCAGCAGATTGTAAATAACTTGTACAACATATACTGATATTGTTCAGATAAAACAAACTATCATTGCAGCAAAATAGTGTAATGGCGTTGACAAGTTTTCCAAAAGAAAAAATAAAAATCCTTTTACTGGAAGGTGTTCATCCTGCTGCTGTGGAAATGTTCAGAGATGCAGGCTACACACAAATTGAAACCACTACAGGTGCATTATCAGAAAAAGAACTACTGCAAAAAATAAATAATGTCCATATTCTTGGCATTCGTTCAAAAACACAATTAACTGCTGCTGCCATTAAACAGGCCGACAAACTTATAGCAACGGGATGTTTTTGTATTGGTGTCAATCAGGTGAGTATGAGTGATGCCATAGAAAATGGAATAGCTGTTTTTAATTCGCCTTTCAGCAATACACGCTCTGTGGCAGAATTAGTCATAGCCAATTGCATCATGCTGTTGCGAAGAATTCCCGAAAAAAGTAAAGCTGTCCTTGCCGGACAATGGTTAAAAGACAGTGCCGGATGTTTTGAAGTTCGTGGTAAAACACTTGGGATAATCGGCTATGGCCACATAGGCAGTCAGGTTTCTGTTTTGGCAGAGGCATTAGGCATGAAGGTGATTTTTTATGATGTAGAGCCAAAGTTAAGTTTGGGAAATGCCAAAGCTTGTAAAAGTATAAATGACTTACTCAAGCTATCGGACATTGTGACGCTGCATGTACCCGGAACTTCGGCAACGCGCAATATGGTGAACGAATCTTTTTTACGAAAAATGAAAAAAGACAGTGTACTCATCAACCTGAGTCGTGGCGAGGTGATGGATGAACAGGCTATTGTGAATGCCATTACAGAAAAACATTTAGCAGGACTTGCTGCCGATGTTTTTATTGACGAACCACAACATAAGGGCGACCTGTTTCAATCGCCCCTACAACACTTGAATAATGTATTGTTGACACCACATATTGGAGGGTCAACACTTGAAGCACAGGAAAATATAGGTACTGATGTGGCCGGAAAAATTATCCGTTATCTTGAAACCGGCAACAGTATGGGTAGTGTTTCTGTCCCTGCATTGAATTTACCTTTACAGCAAAGTGCGCATCGTATTTTACATATTCACCACAATGTGCCCGGTGTACTATCAGAAATAAATACCATTATGAGTAAACATAAAGCAAATATCCTAGGTCAATATCTTCAAACCAATAATGCTATAGGTTATGTGGCTGTTGATATTGATAAAAAAGCTTCTGCAGGATTGATAGCAGATTTAAAAAACAGCAAAGAGACTATCAGGGTTCGTGGAGTTTATTAATGACTATTAATTATTTCTTACCGATATAAATCCATGCTTCTTTTCCGGATTCCAATTTTTCCATTACACGTATATAATCAGACACTTCATACCTATCAGTAGCCTGTAATTCTTCTTCTGTAATTTCAAAAATCATTCCTTTAATAACATCGGTTTCATTTCCGGAATGAACAGCCACAGGGTGAATATGCTTTCCACTTTTACGAATTACGTCACTGTCTGTAATTTCTAAATCATCAATTCGATAGCCTTTCAACAAATCTATGTTGCCTTTTAGTTTGCGTCCATAATTTTCAAGTTGGACTCGCTCAAGTTGCAGTGTGCCGTAAGAAAACAAAAAGTGGTGCACGGATTAAATTTTGTTGTGGCAATATTAGTGTTATGACAAAAAAAATCAGTCATTTTTTATGTGCCATTCAAATTGTTTTGTAACATTTTAAGTATAATAACCGTCTTGTTAATGGTTCTCAGAAAAGTATAAAACCAGTAATTCAATTATTTAGACTAAATTTTTATGATTGATTTTCAATATTATATAAATTTTTATACTACTATGTGTTGCATAGTACTGTTTTATAAATATATCTTTGCATCGCAATAATCAATAAAAACATATACAGATGAAACGCTTCGAATTATTAACCATCATTTTAGCAGCAGCAGTATTACCTACACTGGCACAAAACGCACAACCACCTGTTGTAGTTCCTGCAATTATTATGCAGGGTGAGGTAATACCTTATCAACAACTTCCTGAAGTCACTATTACTACCAATGCTTCAGAACTAAAAGCCGTAGAATTACCTGTTGTCACCATCCGTGCAAATAAAATCAACCAACAAATTTATCCTGCAGTAAAGTATGGTAGCAACTATATTGCCTCTGTTACAATTTCGCCAATTGAGGTGGTGGCACATCAGCAGAAAAGAACTTTTGCATCATTGTTTTCATTTCTTCGTTACTTTAGCCGTTAACAAGACCTGTTACATTGTTTACTGCTTTTGCAGTTTCTATTTTTTATAAACACAAAAATCAAACTTCTGCCAATGAAGCTTACTATAAAAGGCCTGACAAAAACATATCCTAACGGAGTGCAAGCCTTAAAAAACATAAACCTAGAAATAAAAAACGGACTATTTGGTTTGTTGGGTCCCAATGGTGCCGGAAAATCATCTTTGATGCGAACTATTGCTACTTTACAAAATGCAGACAGTGGCAATATTTTTTTAGACGATTTAAATGTACTTGAGGATAAAGAAGAAGTAAAAAAAATCTTAGGGTATTTGCCACAGGAGTTTGGCGTTTATCCAAACATTTCTGCACAGGAATTACTTAACCATCTGGCATTATTAAAAGGTGTACATCTTAAAAAAGAACGTGAAGAAGTTGTAAAAAGTCTGTTGATGCAAACAAATCTGTATGAAGTACGCAACAAAAATTTAGGCGGTTTTAGTGGTGGAATGAAGCAGCGATTTGGAATAGCACAGGCATTAATCGGTAATCCTAAAATTATTATTGCTGATGAACCAACAGCAGGACTTGACCCAACAGAAAGGAACAGATTTTTAAATCTGCTAAGTGAAATCAGTGAACAAGTCATTGTAATTCTCTCAACACATATCGTTGAAGACGTTAAGGAGTTGTGCTCTCAGATGGCCATCATCAATAAAGGCGAAGTAATGTTCAGTGGGCACCCGGCAGAAGCAATAAAACGGGTGCAGGGAAAAATATGGACCTGTCAGGTTGACAAGCCCACTGCACGCGAACTGATGACAAAACACAATGTCATATCCCAAAAATTTAACACCGGACTGATTGAACTGCATGTGTGGAGCGAAGAGCCTCTTAACCACCACTTCGCCATTGCGCAGCCCGTTTTGGAAGATGTTTATTTTTCTGTGCTTAATGGCAATCTAAACCCTTAAGTTATGTGGAGTGTACTCTCTTTTGAGTTGTCGTACCGTTTCAGAAGGCCTGCAACTTACATCTACTTAGCCATTCTTTTTCTGATAAGCTTTTTGTTTGCTGCAACAGATGCTATCTCTATAAGTGGTGCTGTTGGCAACATTCATAAAAACTCACCCTACACCATATATCAGGTTATGCTCATTCTAACGCTTTTAGGCACCTTGATTATTTCCGCAGTAATGGGTGTGCCGGTTTATCGCGATTACGAGCATCACTTTCATGAAATTATGTTTACGCTTCCCGTTTCAAAAGCGCAATATCTTGGAGGACGTTTCTTAGGTTCATACTTCACAACATTATTTATTTTTTTCGGAATACCATTAGGCATTTTAACAGGGCTAGTAATGCCGTGGATTGACAAAGAAGTTTTAGGCCCTTTTATGTTGAATGCCTATGTACTTCCCTTTCTGTACATCGTCATACCTAATGTATTTATTCTGGGTGTAATGTTTTTTGCTACCGGTTCGCTTTTCAGAAATCAACTGGCAATATATCTGCAAGGAATGGTTTTCTTTATTTTCTATTTGGTGTTAACTTCTGCAACAGGTGATGTAGAAAACAATCCAAAGTTTGCCTTATTCGATGTATTTGGTATCACTCCTTCATTTTACATTACACGCTACTGGACTCCATTTGAAAAAAATCTGCAAACAATACCATTGGAAAGTTATCTGTTGTGGAATCGTTTGTTGTGGATAGTCATAGCTTTAATTGGTGCGCTTGTTACCTATCGGTTGTTTCAGTTTTCAAAGGCAAGTCCATTTGTTTTGCGTAGCAGAAATATTCAGAAAAAAATTAGTGCTGAAAATTTAAGTCACATTAGCCTTCTTGAAACTTCAAAAGATTATTCCTTTTCAACCCGATTGCAGCAATGGCTTCAAATGGTGCGATTTGATTTTTTCGGGACTATTCGGTCTGTTCCCTTTATTGCAATCTGGATTTGTGGTGTAATTCTTATACTTGGTCAAATGCCACAAATAGGTAAAATGTTTGGCACTACCATCTACCCTGTTACCTATGCCATCATTGATGATTTAACAGGAAATTTTACCTTGTTTACTTTGATAATTATCACTTTTTATTCAGGTGAGTTGGTATGGAAAGAACGAGAACGCGGCATTCATCTGATAACAGATTCACTACCTGTTTCAAGATATGCATTAATAACAGCCAAGTTTTTTGCCATGTGTCTTATTGTGGCAATGATGCAATTTACCGTCTTGTTTATAGGAATTTTAATTCAGACATTAAAAGGTTTTTATCGTTACGATATTGACGTATATCTGAAAACACTTTTTGTCAGTCAGTACCCAAGTTTGATTTTACTTGTGTTACTTGCATTTTTCATTCACAGTATGGTCAACAATAAATTTATCGGCCATACATTAATGATTGCCTATTTTGTCGGTAGAATGGCAGCGGCAGCAATGGGGATAACACATAAAATGATTTGGTACGGCAACATACCTTCTGCACCCTACTCCGACATGAATGGATACGGACACTTTCTTTATCCAAAATATATGTTCTTGCTTTATTGGGGAAGTTTAGGGCTTATACTTTTCGTGCTTGGTGTTATGATGAATCGTCATGGAAGCGAAATTGGAATAAAAGCCCGGTGGAAAATATTTTTACAACAATGGAAATATAGCAGAGGAAAAAAAATAGTTTGGTCGCTGCTTTTAGTTTTTATTGTTTCAGGATGTTTTATTTTTTACAACACCAACATCCTGCATAAATTTAAAAGCGATAAGGCAGTCAGACATGAACAGGCCGAATACGAAAAACGCTTTCGCAAATACCTTGATTTTAACCAGCCACGAATTACAGCAGTAAATGTAAATATTGATTTGGTTCCTGAAAAAAGATATGCTGCCATTAAAGGATATTATATCATCCAAAACAAATCTGCATTACCGATTGATACATTTTTAATAACTTGGGCACATGAGAATATAAAAATCAACAGGTTTGGTTTTGATATTCTGGCTGATGAAGTCGAAAACTATCAGAAGCAGTTTGTTATTTATAAACTAGCTCATCCATTACAACCCAATGATTCTACTAAAGTATATTTTGACATTGAATACATCAACAACGGATTTGCCAACTCAGAAGAAGAATTGGGATTGGTAAACAACGGCACTTTTATCAACAACAACTATCTGCCAGCATTTGGATATTCAGAATCGTTTGAATTGACCGATAACAGCGACAGAAAAAAGGAAGAGCTTCCGAGAAAAAATCACACCATGCGTTTGCTTAGTGATAGTGCATCGCGTAACAACACTTACTTAGCTAATGATGCAGACTGGATAAGATATGAATGTATTATAAGCACATCACCCGATCAGATTGCAGTTTCACCGGGATACCTTCAAAAAGAATGGACACAAAACGGAAGACGATATTTCCATTACAAAATGGATGCGCCAATGGTTAATTTCTATTCCTTTCTAAGTGCACGATATGAAGTTTTTCGTGATTCCTTTCAGGGAATTAATATTGAGATATTTTACCACAAAACACATTCATGGAATATTGAAAAAATGAATAAGGCCATTAAAAAAACTTTGGCTTATTGTCAGAAAAATTTTTCGCCCTATCAGTTCCGTCAGGTTCGTATTCTGGAATTTCCACGCTATGAAACTTTTGCACAATCTTTTCCAAACACCATACCCTTCAGCGAAGCTATTGGTTTTATATATGACGTCAGCAAAGACACAGATATAGACAATGCATTTTATGTAACGTCACATGAAGTTGCACATCAATGGTGGGGGCATCAGGTTTGTGGTGCCAACAGCCAGGGTTCTACAT
This portion of the Bacteroidia bacterium genome encodes:
- a CDS encoding T9SS type A sorting domain-containing protein, coding for MTTHLKNWLLFLSLLFYNNATAQDRNSIWVFGDSARIDFVNGTATAGGSIVASRGSCVSIADSIGLLFYGFTNPGTGFYSAKIINRNNVLMDGGDSIVGNSWYNELMIIPNPAGNNRFYIFHLTASLGLGGGHNGLFYSVVDLNYNSGLGKVTTKNQHLITTDYLTDAMGAVKHGNGRDWWVVCKPIYSGATGPIPSDTFYVYLVTPDSIHEPMKQRIGTDRGWGLGNFTFSNAGNKLSVVMSDGIIEVFDFDRCSGILSNANIIYDIPMFSDGNNAFSGSAFSPNDSLLYVTQGVYLPPYYILQIDLSNNDIDTVAQVTSFSSSFTRGTGALRLAPDGKIYIATIARDSFGGIWFPYPNNFYSPDNMYLATIDSPNVKGTGCSYNPYSIYLGGKRCYFGLPNNPDYELGALVGSGCDTITGISHLNPPKEDLINIYPNPAKDFVFIKCTGSIIYEITDVAGKQYKQGNFDLEGNAVVSINIEELMQGVYIVKATQENCTKVAQIVVIK
- a CDS encoding pyruvate dehydrogenase complex E1 component subunit beta produces the protein MREIQFREALREALSEEMRRDPNVFLMGEEVAQYNGAYKVSQGMLDEFGAKRVIDTPIAELGFAGIGVGAAMNGLRPVIEFMTFNFSLVAIDQVINAAAKMKSMSGGQYGVPIVFRGPTASAGMLSSQHSQAFESWYANCPGLKVIVPSNPKDAKGLLKAAIRDDDPVIFMESEQMYGDKGEVPEGEYLMPIGVADIKRAGNDVTIVSFGKIIKTAYKAAEELAKENIDVEIIDLRTVRPIDYATVIASVKKTNRMVIVEESWPLANIATEVAFKVQREAFDYLDAPVLRVTGGDVPLPYAPTLIDAYLPNPERIIKAVKKVMYLE
- the fbp gene encoding class 1 fructose-bisphosphatase; translated protein: MYTPKRVITLGQFIIERQADFPYAKGELSRLLRDIGIAAKMVNREVNKAGLVDILGDYGNTNVQGEEVKKLDVYANEQFISALSSGGETCAVASEENEEMVPINSEISKNAKYVVAMDPLDGSSNIDVNVSIGTIFSIYRRTTLSGPSNLSDFMQKGTEQVAAGYVIYGSSTMMVYTTGKGVNGFTLDPSIGEFCLSHPDMKVPKQGFIYSVNEGNYAHFPEGVKKFIKFCQEEDEKTKRPYSSRYIGSLVADFHRNLLKGGIYIYPATAKSPKGKLRLLYECNPLAFIVEQAGGKASDGFNRILDIQPTSLHQRTPLFIGSPDMVSKAEELMMRFSQVSTS
- a CDS encoding T9SS type A sorting domain-containing protein is translated as MKNLFLLLCLSTFAAKGQITPPYFNDFENGAQGWFDSTYSGSSWELGTPNFGLTTGAHSGSNAWDISLDSAYNDSTLCYLYSPHFNFSTSTNSILSFWLNYKIEVQWDGALLQYSTDSGTTWKILGFNDNIPTINWNSNNVVGDWGWSGTSNCWAFSAIKLDSVYGFSDVQFRFRFSSDASIFYDGITIDDFSIYTLPNNDASIASIISPSKNTQQPFNVATANVANVGSNTLLSIPVGVIINGGTPFFSIYNGSLTSIKADSFSMGNFTAPNGYYTICFFTQLPGDTNPLNDTLCCEINNGVSSVSASDNSSFVIYPNPSENNLIRISNLNTTGIFSVCIIDGIGNTVYTSQKASTHSFTINKKLAAGIYFVLITEGDKIYYKKLIVN
- the serA gene encoding phosphoglycerate dehydrogenase codes for the protein MALTSFPKEKIKILLLEGVHPAAVEMFRDAGYTQIETTTGALSEKELLQKINNVHILGIRSKTQLTAAAIKQADKLIATGCFCIGVNQVSMSDAIENGIAVFNSPFSNTRSVAELVIANCIMLLRRIPEKSKAVLAGQWLKDSAGCFEVRGKTLGIIGYGHIGSQVSVLAEALGMKVIFYDVEPKLSLGNAKACKSINDLLKLSDIVTLHVPGTSATRNMVNESFLRKMKKDSVLINLSRGEVMDEQAIVNAITEKHLAGLAADVFIDEPQHKGDLFQSPLQHLNNVLLTPHIGGSTLEAQENIGTDVAGKIIRYLETGNSMGSVSVPALNLPLQQSAHRILHIHHNVPGVLSEINTIMSKHKANILGQYLQTNNAIGYVAVDIDKKASAGLIADLKNSKETIRVRGVY
- a CDS encoding gamma-glutamylcyclotransferase family protein, which codes for MHHFLFSYGTLQLERVQLENYGRKLKGNIDLLKGYRIDDLEITDSDVIRKSGKHIHPVAVHSGNETDVIKGMIFEITEEELQATDRYEVSDYIRVMEKLESGKEAWIYIGKK
- a CDS encoding ABC transporter ATP-binding protein, with translation MKLTIKGLTKTYPNGVQALKNINLEIKNGLFGLLGPNGAGKSSLMRTIATLQNADSGNIFLDDLNVLEDKEEVKKILGYLPQEFGVYPNISAQELLNHLALLKGVHLKKEREEVVKSLLMQTNLYEVRNKNLGGFSGGMKQRFGIAQALIGNPKIIIADEPTAGLDPTERNRFLNLLSEISEQVIVILSTHIVEDVKELCSQMAIINKGEVMFSGHPAEAIKRVQGKIWTCQVDKPTARELMTKHNVISQKFNTGLIELHVWSEEPLNHHFAIAQPVLEDVYFSVLNGNLNP